A stretch of Vigna angularis cultivar LongXiaoDou No.4 chromosome 4, ASM1680809v1, whole genome shotgun sequence DNA encodes these proteins:
- the LOC108331615 gene encoding peptidyl-prolyl cis-trans isomerase 1 encodes MPNPKVFFDMTIGGQPAGRIVMELFADTTPRTAENFRALCTGEKGVGRSGKPLHYKGSAFHRVIPNFMCQGGDFTAGNGTGGESIYGSKFADENFIKKHTGPGILSMANAGPGTNGSQFFICTVKTEWLDGKHVVFGEVVEGLDVVKDIEKVGSSSGKTAKPVVVADCGQLS; translated from the coding sequence ATGCCCAATCCTAAGGTCTTCTTCGACATGACCATCGGAGGCCAACCTGCCGGCCGCATAGTCATGGAGCTCTTCGCGGACACCACTCCCCGAACCGCCGAGAACTTCCGCGCCCTCTGCACCGGCGAGAAGGGAGTAGGCCGCAGCGGCAAGCCCCTCCACTACAAGGGATCCGCCTTCCACCGCGTCATCCCCAACTTCATGTGCCAGGGCGGAGACTTCACCGCCGGGAACGGCACCGGTGGTGAGTCCATTTACGGCTCGAAGTTTGCGGACGAAAACTTCATCAAGAAGCACACAGGTCCAGGCATTCTATCGATGGCGAACGCGGGACCGGGTACGAATGGATCTCAGTTCTTCATCTGCACCGTTAAGACGGAGTGGCTGGACGGGAAGCACGTGGTGTTCGGGGAGGTGGTGGAGGGCCTTGACGTGGTGAAGGACATCGAGAAGGTGGGATCCAGCTCCGGCAAGACCGCCAAACCCGTCGTCGTCGCTGACTGTGGGCAACTCTCCTAA